GCGGCGGACCCGCCACCTGCACGAGCGTGTCGGCGTCGATTGCGTGACCGCCGGCAAAGGGCACCGCGACCAGGGGAATGCCGGCGCCGCGCAGGAGATCCATCTGCTGCGCGTTCCGCGACGCACCGAAGTACGGGTCGCGATCGCCGTAGGCATAGGCCACGGGCTCCGACCCGAACCGGTCGCGCGCGGCGCCGAAGTCGATGTCCTGCGGAATGCTCCCCGACCACGCGATCAGCCGGTCGGCGCGCGACTGCCCCTGCGCCAGCCAGCGCATGACCGTGGACACGCCCTGCGAGAAGCCGAGCGCCACGAGGCGCACGCGCGAGCGGTGGGCGCCGCCGAGGAGCGTGGCGGCGAGGGCATCGAGGTACGCCACGTAGTCGGCGATCTCATGCTCGCGGTCCTCGCGGGTCATCCAGGTAGCGCCGATCTTGGCGTCGGGGCTGTGGGGGAGCGCGGGGTCGAGGTAGAAGCGGGACAGCGCCTCGGGCGCGGCGATGAGACGCGACGGATGCGCGATGGGCGCGAAGTGGCGCAGGAACCGGCCGGCCAGCTGGCCGTAGCCGTGGCAGACGATCCAGACCTCTCGGACGCGCGCCCCGGGCTCGCCGAGCGTGTGGTAGCGCGCGGTGCGCGTGACGCGCAGGAAGTGCTCGCCCACCGGACTACTGCGTATGCGCGGCGGTGAACAGCTGCGACTGCGTGGCGCTGCGCCGGAGCAGGTCGATCGCCCTGGTGAGCTGGGGATCCTCGTTCAGCGTGAGCTGCTTGGCGACGCCGTCGCCGAACGCCTTGCCCACGGTGCGCACGGCGAGCTGCTGGATGAGGATCGAGTCGCCGACGGCGGCGAACTTGGGCTCGATGACCACGCCCCGCTTGTCCAGGCGATGCAGCAGCTCGGCGCGCCAGGCCGGCTTGAGTTCCAGCGTCGGCGTCTTGAGGCTGTCCTTGAGCTGGCGCGAATACTCGTCGAGTTCGGTGGCGACGGCGCCCACCTTGGGCGCCAGCGACCGGAAGAACTGCTGTTCGAGCGTGGTGAGCGTGTCGTCGTGGACCACGACGTCGGGGGTGATGCCGCCGCCGCCGTACACGATGCGTCCGTCGTCGGAACGGAACTTGGGACGCGCCAGGCGCTCCGAGTCGGTCTCGAGCGAGTCCGGCCGGGTCTCCACCAGTTGGCCGGCGTCGTTGAGCTTGCGCGGCCGGTGAATGGAGCGGCCGCTGGGGGTGTACCACTTGCCCGTGGTGAGCTTGAGTCCGTAGCCCCCGTCGAGCGGGCCATACACGGACTGCACCAGGCCCTTGCCGAACGACGTCGTGCCCACGACGAGGGCGCGGTCGTGATCCTGGAGCGCGCCGGCCACGATCTCCGACGCCGAGGCGGTGCCGCCGTCGACCATCACCACGAGCGGCGCGCCCACCAGCATGTGCTGCGTGCCGGCCCGCGAGATCTCGTCGGGCACGTTGCGCGAGCGCACGCTCACGATCTCCTGGGAATCCTTGAGGAACAGGCTGCTCAGCTGCAGGGCCTGGTCCACGATGCCGCCGCCGTTGCCGCGCAGATCGATGACGAAGCCCTTGGCGCCCTGCGCCGACAGCTTGCGGATCGCGTCGGTGACCTCTTCCACGACGTTCTCATTGAACGTCTGGATGGGGATGTAGCCCACGCTGTGGTCGAGCACGGTGGCGTACTGCACGGCCGGGATGTGCACTTCGCGGCGCGTGAACGCGAGCTTGATGGGCGTGGGCACGCCCGGGCGCGCGTAGGTCACCTCGACGGTGGATCCGACTTCGCCGCGCAGCTTCGTGGCGATGTCGACGCTGGAGACGCCCATCACGCTCTTGCCGTTCACGGCGGTGATGCGATCGCCTTCCTGCACGCCGGCGTCGGCGGCCGGGGTATGCGGGAACACCTGCGCCACGTACGTGCCGGCGGGATCCTCGCCGAGCACCATCCCGGTGCCGCCGTAGCGGCCGCCGGTGCCGCGCGCGAAATCGGCGCTGGCCTTGGGCGAGAAGAGCTGCGAGTAGGGATCGTCGAGTTCCCGCACCAGTCCCGCCGCGGCCTTGGCGTAGATGTCGGGCACCGGCACGGTGTCCACGTACTGGTTGGCCACGAGCGACATCACCTGCTCGAACAGCCGCGCGTTGGCGCGGGCCGGCGGTTCCTGGAGCAGGAATCCGCCGGCGACGATGGGGACGAACAGGAGCGTGGTGACAGCGGCGGTGCGAAAGCGCGGCATGCGGGGGTCCGAACGGCTGGAGGTATCAGGGGAAGAAGTACGGGCCGGGACGGTTTGTCAACGCAATCTGTCCCGATTGCGGTGGGCCCGCGTGGCACCGGCGCACCGGGCCTGCGAGATTCCCCGGATGGCAACCGCCGCAAACCGACCGCCCGCCGACGGCACGAGCCCGCTGCGCACCGAATTCCGGGCGTTGGTATCGCTGGCCCTGCCGGTGGTGGTGGTGCAGGTGGGGCTGATGGGCATGGGCGTGATCGACTCGATCATGGTCGGTCATGTGTCGGCGCGGGCGTTGGCGGCCGTGGCGCTGGGAAACATCTACTTCTTCAACGTGATCGTGTTCGCCATGGGCACGCTGATGGCGCTCGATCCGATCGTGGCCCAGGCCGTGGGCGCGCGCGACGACGCCGCGGTGGCGCGCGGCATCCAGCGGGGGATGCTGCTGGCGGTGGCGCTGAGCGTGGTCTGCGCCGCGGTCATGGCGCCGGCCACGCGGGTGATCACGCTGGCCCGCCAGCCGGCCGAGATCATACCCGACGCGGCGGCGTACGTGCGGATCTCGATCCTGGGCGTGCTGCCGTTTCTCGCCTTCGTGGTGTTGCGTCAGAGCCTGCAGGCGATGCACGAGCTGGCGCCGATCGTGCTCACGATCGTGGGGGCCAACGCGCTCAACGCGGGGCTCAACTGGGTGTTCATCTACGGGCATCTGGGGTCGGCGCCGCTGGGGGTGGAGGGGAGCGCGATCGCGACGGTCGTCAGCCGGTGGGTGATGTTCGCGGCGCTACTCGCGCTGTCGTGGCGCACCCTGCGCCGGTATCTCATGGCGCGCCACGCCGATGCCTGGAAGGCCAGGGCGCTGGCGCGGATGCTGGCCATCGGCATCCCGATCGGCCTGCAGCAGGTGCTGGAGGTGGGGGCGTTCGGAGCGATCGGGCTGTTCATGGGGTGGTTCGGCACGGCGCAGGTGGCGGCGCATCAGATCGCGATCCAGCTCGCCGCGCTGACGTTCATGGTGCCATTGGGGGTGTCGGCCGCGGCGGCGGTGCGCGTGGGGCAGGCCATCGGGGCGCACGACGGCGAGCGCGCGCGCCGGGCGGCACGGGCGGCGTTTCTGTGCGGCGTGGGATTCATGAGCGGCACCGCCCTGCTCTTCCTGACGCTGCCCGAGGCGCTGGCGCGGTTGTTCACCACGGACGGCGCGGTGATCGGGATCGCGTCGCTGCTGATCCCGGTGGCCGGCGTGTTCCAGGTGTTCGACGGCATCCAGGCCGTGGCGGCGGGGGTCCTGCGGGGCATCGGCGACACGCGGGCGCCGCTGGTGGCGATGCTCGCCGGCTACTGGGCGATCGGGCTGCCGGTGAGTCTCTACCTGGGATTCCGCACGGCGGCCGGGCCCACGGGCCTGTGGTGGGGGTTCGTGGCGGGACTGTCGTCGGTGGCGCTGTTCCTGTCGCTGCGCGTGGCGGCGTTGTTCCGCGGCGAACTCACGCGGCTGCACGTGGACGACGAGCGGGCGGCGGTGGAATAGCCGCGGCTACCGGCGCGCGAGCCGCGCGTCCACGGCGCGCACGGCGGCCGCGAACCGCGCGTCCCAGTCTCCGCGGATCTCCACGTAGGGCAGATGCAGCGCGTCGAGGCGATCGCGGAACAGCGCGTGCATCTCGTCGCGGCGATCGCCGCGGTCGCGCGCCGGATCGGGCACCCACGGCACGTCGACGTCCATGAGCAGATACAGATCGGCGGCGCGCTCCATGGCCGCGTCGGCGATCCACGCGGGACAGCGGCCGAAGTAATGGTCGCAGTACACCACGGTGCTCACGAGGTCGGTGTCCATGAACACGACGCGCGTGGCATGCGCCGCCGCGTCGTCCTCGGCGGCCATCTGTCCGCGGGCGATCGGCCCGTGGTCCTCGAAGCCGAGCACGTTGCCGCGCTCGAGCGCGTACTCGCGCACGAACTCGCGCGACGCCACCGTGCCGTAGTGCGCCGCCAGCCGGTGGGCGAGGGTGGTCTTGCCGGTGGACTCCGACCCGGTCAGGACGACGCGGACAACCGATGGCGATCGAGGCTGCGTTTCCATTCCACCCATCCGAGGATCGCGAGCACCAGGAACACGGCGTACAGGCCCGACGTGACGTACAGCTTCTTATAGATGTACACCGGGACATAGACGATGTCGGCGATGATCCAGAGAATCCAGTTCTCGAGGATCTTGCGCGTCATCATCCACTGCGCGACGAGGCTGGTGGCGGTGAGGGCGGCATCGACGGCCGGGATCGACACGCCGTGCAGATGTCGCGTGACGGCGTAGATCGCCACCCAGCCGAGGCTGCCGGCCACCGCCGACAGGAGCCACACCCGGCCCGACGCCCGTGAGACCTCGAGTCGCGTCTTGTCGGTTCCGCCATGCAGCCACTCGTACCAGCCGTACACCGACAGCACGAGATACACCACCTGCAGCCCCATGTCGGAGTAGAGGCCGTTGCGCTGGAAGATCAGGATGTAGAGGCCCACGTTCACGATTGCCGTGGGCCAGCTCCAGATGTTCTCTCGCGCGCTCAGGTACACGCTGATCGCGCCGGCCAGCGCGGCGAACCACTCGACGCCGCTCACCGGCTAAGGTTCGCGAACCGCCGGCAGGCGGGCGATCCGATGCGCGGCGACGCGCCGGCGATGACGGGCGCGAGCAGCGCAGCGATGAGCGGTGGGCGAGGCGGCATGCGGTACCGGCGCGATGGGACGGCGCGCCGCGGGACCGTTCCCCGGCGCGACGTAACATACCCCGCGTGACCGGCGCAACACCACCGGCCGCGACCGGCGCGCGTTAACTTGCGGGCCGTATGGAACTGCTCCGCGTGAACCCCGCCGCTCCCGATCCGGCCGCGCTGGCGCGCGCCGCGGAGGTGCTGCGCGCCGGAGGGCTGGTGGCCTTCCCCACCGAGACCGTGTACGGACTCGGCGCCCACGCGTTGGACGAGCGGGCCGTGGCGCGGATCTACGCCGCCAAGGGGCGCCCGGCGTACAACCCGCTGATCGCGCACGTGGCCGACGCCGACGCCGCGCGCGCGCTCGTGTCCGCCTGGCCGCTGGCCGCCGAACTCCTGGCGCGCGCCTTCTGGCCGGGCCCGCTCACGATGGTGCTTCCCAAGCGCGAGATGATCCCGGACGCGGTGACCGCGGGCCTGCCCAGCGTAGCGGTGCGCGTGCCCGGACACCCGGTAGCGCTGGCGCTGCTGCGCGCGGCGGGGATTCCGGTGGCGGCGCCGAGCGCCAATCGCTTCACGCAGGTGTCTCCCACCTCGGCCGAGCACGTGGTGGCGTCGCTGGGCGACGCCGTGGATCTGGTGCTGGATGGCGGCCCGACCACCGTGGGCATCGAATCCACGGTCGTGGATCTCACCGGTCCCGTGCCACGCGTGTTGCGACCCGGCATGATCAGCGCGGAACAGATCGGCGCGGTGGTGGGCGCGGTGGACGAGCGTCCGGTGGCCGTGGAAGCCGGCGCGGCGCGTTCGTCGCCCGGGCTGGTGGACCGTCATTACGCGCCGCGCGCGCGACTGCTGCCGTTCGACGACGGCTCGCGGGCCGCGGCCCTGGCCGAAGCCGCCGCCGCGACGGCGCGCGGCGAGCGGGTGGGCAGCCTGGCGTTCTCGCCGCTGCCGGTGGCCGAACCGCGCCTCATGCCGCGCCGCGCGGCCGCGTATGCGCGGCGGCTGTACGCCGAGCTGCACGAGCTCGACGATCGCGGCTGCGCGCTGGTGCTCGTGGAGCGCGTGCCCGACGCGCCCGAATGGGCCGGCGTCCGCGACCGGCTGGAGCGCGCGGCCCACGAGTAA
This DNA window, taken from Gemmatimonadaceae bacterium, encodes the following:
- a CDS encoding S41 family peptidase, coding for MPRFRTAAVTTLLFVPIVAGGFLLQEPPARANARLFEQVMSLVANQYVDTVPVPDIYAKAAAGLVRELDDPYSQLFSPKASADFARGTGGRYGGTGMVLGEDPAGTYVAQVFPHTPAADAGVQEGDRITAVNGKSVMGVSSVDIATKLRGEVGSTVEVTYARPGVPTPIKLAFTRREVHIPAVQYATVLDHSVGYIPIQTFNENVVEEVTDAIRKLSAQGAKGFVIDLRGNGGGIVDQALQLSSLFLKDSQEIVSVRSRNVPDEISRAGTQHMLVGAPLVVMVDGGTASASEIVAGALQDHDRALVVGTTSFGKGLVQSVYGPLDGGYGLKLTTGKWYTPSGRSIHRPRKLNDAGQLVETRPDSLETDSERLARPKFRSDDGRIVYGGGGITPDVVVHDDTLTTLEQQFFRSLAPKVGAVATELDEYSRQLKDSLKTPTLELKPAWRAELLHRLDKRGVVIEPKFAAVGDSILIQQLAVRTVGKAFGDGVAKQLTLNEDPQLTRAIDLLRRSATQSQLFTAAHTQ
- a CDS encoding MATE family efflux transporter, which encodes MATAANRPPADGTSPLRTEFRALVSLALPVVVVQVGLMGMGVIDSIMVGHVSARALAAVALGNIYFFNVIVFAMGTLMALDPIVAQAVGARDDAAVARGIQRGMLLAVALSVVCAAVMAPATRVITLARQPAEIIPDAAAYVRISILGVLPFLAFVVLRQSLQAMHELAPIVLTIVGANALNAGLNWVFIYGHLGSAPLGVEGSAIATVVSRWVMFAALLALSWRTLRRYLMARHADAWKARALARMLAIGIPIGLQQVLEVGAFGAIGLFMGWFGTAQVAAHQIAIQLAALTFMVPLGVSAAAAVRVGQAIGAHDGERARRAARAAFLCGVGFMSGTALLFLTLPEALARLFTTDGAVIGIASLLIPVAGVFQVFDGIQAVAAGVLRGIGDTRAPLVAMLAGYWAIGLPVSLYLGFRTAAGPTGLWWGFVAGLSSVALFLSLRVAALFRGELTRLHVDDERAAVE
- a CDS encoding ATP-binding protein, which produces METQPRSPSVVRVVLTGSESTGKTTLAHRLAAHYGTVASREFVREYALERGNVLGFEDHGPIARGQMAAEDDAAAHATRVVFMDTDLVSTVVYCDHYFGRCPAWIADAAMERAADLYLLMDVDVPWVPDPARDRGDRRDEMHALFRDRLDALHLPYVEIRGDWDARFAAAVRAVDARLARR
- the pnuC gene encoding nicotinamide riboside transporter PnuC; translated protein: MSGVEWFAALAGAISVYLSARENIWSWPTAIVNVGLYILIFQRNGLYSDMGLQVVYLVLSVYGWYEWLHGGTDKTRLEVSRASGRVWLLSAVAGSLGWVAIYAVTRHLHGVSIPAVDAALTATSLVAQWMMTRKILENWILWIIADIVYVPVYIYKKLYVTSGLYAVFLVLAILGWVEWKRSLDRHRLSASS
- a CDS encoding L-threonylcarbamoyladenylate synthase, whose product is MELLRVNPAAPDPAALARAAEVLRAGGLVAFPTETVYGLGAHALDERAVARIYAAKGRPAYNPLIAHVADADAARALVSAWPLAAELLARAFWPGPLTMVLPKREMIPDAVTAGLPSVAVRVPGHPVALALLRAAGIPVAAPSANRFTQVSPTSAEHVVASLGDAVDLVLDGGPTTVGIESTVVDLTGPVPRVLRPGMISAEQIGAVVGAVDERPVAVEAGAARSSPGLVDRHYAPRARLLPFDDGSRAAALAEAAAATARGERVGSLAFSPLPVAEPRLMPRRAAAYARRLYAELHELDDRGCALVLVERVPDAPEWAGVRDRLERAAHE